The genomic DNA CTGCTTATTGAGCCGTTAATTCAGCAAATGCAATTGTATTCATCTATCTCTATATGTCACATACATAGTTCTATGCTAATTCGGAAGATAAGTAAGTTAAGAAAGTTTGGTAACACCACAAGAGAAGTTTAGACAGGAAACTCATGCTTTAGAGGCATATCTCTTTTTCTCCGAATTAAATGGGGAATATAGACTAATTGTGCATTTTATTAAAATTGCACCATGGGTCTCTGAACTTGGTTGCCTTATTTAGTCCCCAAGCTTACAATTTACTTTCTACATTCCTCTGAACTTGTAGAGTTGTCTCATTAAACATTTTGAATATTGTTTAAATAGGTTTTCAATGAATTTcatcaaataaatatttaaGAAAGCTTGTTTAAATAAGTTAATAGGAAAGTTGTTTTTTTACAAAGCTAATCGTTTGTCAAATTGAGATTCCGTATTGGATGTCAAGAGGAGCGAAGCTGAGTTGCTAAAGAAGTAATGGAAGAAAACGGTCACGCATAATGGTTTTAACCACTCTAGAAGTGATTGGTTGAGTTTGAGTTTCATATTTTGACACGGCTCTATAATCACGCTAGCTTAAACATGGAGTAGCAAACTTTACTAGTCATTCGCAATACAATGTATAATATCATGAATAAAAGCCTACTAACCTTATATCCATGcataattttatatttttactACTATTAAAAAGGCCATTTTCTTTTGAACATGGATAATCACATTCAAATACAAATTACTGACAAACTTGCTCCCTTTTTCCATTAGTTGGTGACAAAGAAACTAATTTAAATTGTTGCTGAAAAATGTACTACTGTTAAGTTTAATGAAAAGGAGGAGAGTAGGCACGGAGCCCAAAGCAAATGTTACTACTGCCGCGGCTCCATAAATTAGCGTCTCCTCCTAACCCAACCCCTTGTGCTTACGCTCTTGTTCGTCTCCCAGCGGCGTCTTCCTCTTTACTCCCTTCCCTTCCCGCATTCCTTCACCGTCATCTACTCCTACTCCACTCATCCATCCATTTCTTCTCACCTCATCACTTGCACTGCATCCTCCCGCGCGGCGCCAAAACACATAAAAATCCCAGCTGCCCTCCTCCCACGCCGGGCTGCCCGACCCGATCGCCATGCGCGCGGCGGCTTCCCCTTGGCGTTTGTAgatgggctcctcctccctcctcctcttcccctcgtcctcctccgccgcatcCGCTGCTTATTCTCatgccaccgcctccacctcctcccactCCTCCTTATTGCCGCCGctcccatcctcctcctcctccccccaagaccaccacctcctccagtACCTCCACCACCTAGACCAACAGCACCAAGAATCCGCCGCCATGGTCCGCAAGCGCCCGGCGCCCGACATGGACCtcccgccaccgcgccgccacGTCACGGGCGACCTCTCCGAcgtcacggccgccgccgcatccggtGGTGGCGCCCCCCCGCCGCAGTCGGCTGCCGCCAGCGCGCAGCTGCCCGCGCTGCCCACCCAGCTCCACCTCCCCGCGTTCCAggtccagcaccaccaccaccaccaccacgcggAGGTGGACGCGCCCCcggcgggcgaggtggcggcgtCCACCACGGCGTGGGTGGACGGCATCATCCGCGACATcatcggcagcagcggcggcgccggggtctCCGTCGCGCAGCTCATCCACAACGTCCGCGAGATCATCCACCCCTGCAACCCCGGCCTCGCctccctcctcgagctccgcctccgctccctcctcaacgccgccgaccccgccgctCCACTGCACCAGCCTCTCCCGCATCCTCCTGCTCTCCCGCCGGTGCCCGcgctccctcctcccccgccgccccaaCTCACAGTAACAGACAAGCGCCGCCACGAGCCTCAGCAGGCGGGGGAACCGACGAATCCGTCACCGCAGCAGGAGGAGCCCAAGCCGCCAACAGCGGAGGAGaccgccgcggcagccgccgccgccgccgccgctgctgccgcggccgccaaGGAGAGGAAAGAAGAGCAGCGGCGGAAGCAGCGCGACGAGGAGGGGCTCCACCTGCTGACGCTGCTGCTACAGTGCGCCGAGTCGGTGAACGCCGACAACCTGGACGACGCGCACCAGACGCTGCTGGAGATCGCCGAGCTCGCCACGCCCTTCGGCACCTCCACGCAGCGCGTCGCCGCCTACTTCGCGGAGGCCATGTCGGCGCGCCTCGTCAGCTCCTGCCTGGGCCTGtacgcgccgctgccgccggcgtccccggccgcggcgcgcctccacgggcgcgtcgccgccgcgttccAGGTGTTCAACGGGATCAGCCCGTTCGTCAAGTTCTCGCACTTCACGGCGAACCAGGCGATCCAGGAGGCGTTCGAGCGGGAGGAACGGGTCCACATCATCGACCTGGACATCATGCAGGGGCTTCAGTGGCCGGGGCTCTTCCACATCCTCGCCTCCCGCCCCGGCGGCCCGCCCAGGGTAAGGCTCACCGGCCTCGGCGCGTCCATGGAGGCGCTCCAGGCCACGGGGAAGCGCCTCTCCGACTTCGCCGACACGCTCGGCCTGCCCTTCGAGTTCTGCGCCGTCGCCGAGAAGGCCGGCAATGTGGACCCAGAGAAGCTGGGCGTCACGCGGCGGGAGGCCGTCGCCGTCCACTGGCTCCACCACTCGCTCTACGACGTCACCGGCTCCGACTCCAACACGCTCTGGCTCATCCAAAGGTTGCCTTCTTGCTTCCTTCCATGTCAAATCCTAtccttgctgcttccttctACCATCATGACTACTTTCCATCCCGAAAACACTTTATTAGCTAACCATGTCAGCCATCAATCGTAGTACTACATCCGGTACAAGCATACTCCCTTGGTTTATACTACTCCGTACTAAAAAACTGCGTTTTGGAGGTCCAAACCTTTACTAGTCATGATGGCCAACTTTCTAGGCTAAAAAGGTTGCATCTTTACAATGCTTTTGAGACGAACTCTTCCACGGTCTTTGGTGATCCCAGAAACAAGCACAAAAGATCCTGCTTGAATTTGGTTAGTGGATCACTAGGCGGGAGCTGAAAGTTCTTATCATCATGGCCAACTTTCCATGCCAAAAAGGTTTCTAGTTCCTAGTGCCGGAATCATGATTACTGAAATGGAATAACTGTCATCTTCGACTAACCATCATTTCTTAATAGATCACGAAGCTAAGCCCAAAAGCTTGTCAAAGGCATTATCTTTCTCTAACCTCCAGAAGCTGATTGATTGCTATACATCTGTCCACTGTACTTTTGAGGGAACCATGAGATAGACTGCATTGTCCTTGATTTGATGCATCATTAAAATGCTAAGTGTTGCTGGCTGAATCTTGTTCTGCCAGCAGCGGAATCTAATGGCCACGAAATGCTGGTACTGATGCTGTCTCCCTCCGTGGCCCACGGGTTGCATTGCAGGCTGGCCCCGAAGGTGGTGACAATGGTGGAGCAGGACCTGAGCCACTCGGGCTCCTTCCTGGCGCGCTTCGTGGAGGCCATCCACTACTACTCGGCGCTCTTCGACTCGCTAGACGCCAGCTACGGCGAGGACAGCCCGGAGCGCCACGTCGTCGAGCAGCAGCTGCTCTCCAGGGAGATCCGCAACgtgctcgccgtcggcggcccgGCGCGCACCGGCGACGTTAAGTTCGGCAGCTGGCGCGAGAAGCTCGCACAGTCGGGGTTCCGCTCGGCGTCGCTCGCTGGCAGCGCCGCCGCTCAGGCCTCTCTGCTCCTCGGCATGTTCCCCTCCGACGGGTACACGCTCGTCGAGGAGAATGGCGCGCTGAAGCTCGGCTGGAAGGATCTTTGCCTGCTCACTGCATCTGCTTGGCGCCCAATTCAGACCCCGTGCCGTTAAATCTGAGAGCAAAATTATTACAGAGCTAAAGCATTACTATTACTACTAGATCTCACTTGAGGTTCTTGCCAAGATCTTTTGCCTCTGTTTAGCTAGCTGCTCAATTTGGTCAATTCTGAGATTAGGAAAA from Setaria italica strain Yugu1 chromosome VII, Setaria_italica_v2.0, whole genome shotgun sequence includes the following:
- the LOC101783716 gene encoding protein SCARECROW 1-like is translated as MGSSSLLLFPSSSSAASAAYSHATASTSSHSSLLPPLPSSSSSPQDHHLLQYLHHLDQQHQESAAMVRKRPAPDMDLPPPRRHVTGDLSDVTAAAASGGGAPPPQSAAASAQLPALPTQLHLPAFQVQHHHHHHHAEVDAPPAGEVAASTTAWVDGIIRDIIGSSGGAGVSVAQLIHNVREIIHPCNPGLASLLELRLRSLLNAADPAAPLHQPLPHPPALPPVPALPPPPPPQLTVTDKRRHEPQQAGEPTNPSPQQEEPKPPTAEETAAAAAAAAAAAAAAAKERKEEQRRKQRDEEGLHLLTLLLQCAESVNADNLDDAHQTLLEIAELATPFGTSTQRVAAYFAEAMSARLVSSCLGLYAPLPPASPAAARLHGRVAAAFQVFNGISPFVKFSHFTANQAIQEAFEREERVHIIDLDIMQGLQWPGLFHILASRPGGPPRVRLTGLGASMEALQATGKRLSDFADTLGLPFEFCAVAEKAGNVDPEKLGVTRREAVAVHWLHHSLYDVTGSDSNTLWLIQRLAPKVVTMVEQDLSHSGSFLARFVEAIHYYSALFDSLDASYGEDSPERHVVEQQLLSREIRNVLAVGGPARTGDVKFGSWREKLAQSGFRSASLAGSAAAQASLLLGMFPSDGYTLVEENGALKLGWKDLCLLTASAWRPIQTPCR